A single window of Archangium gephyra DNA harbors:
- a CDS encoding urease accessory protein UreD: protein MRQSHEPMIASEHTPPQEVARTRRAGSARLAFERVGNRTVVRTALAHSPLRLLTPRNHGHAAWVYTSSLGGGLVDGDHLTVDLDVAEGAAALLSSQGSTRVYRSPRGCRSELSARVAPGALLAWVPDPTMCFTGARYTQSQDIQLAPGASLVLMELLTAGRSAAGERWAFTHYSSSLRVHREGRALIDERWLLDPAHGVLPERLGRFDALGTVVLVGPALDSAREALAAHVGSLPVTPRSGLVCSVSPLGTDGLVLRVAATSAEALLRTSREWLSFLPSLLGDDPWARRG, encoded by the coding sequence GTGCGGCAGTCTCACGAGCCGATGATCGCCAGTGAGCACACGCCGCCCCAGGAAGTGGCCCGGACCCGTCGAGCGGGGAGCGCGAGGCTCGCCTTCGAGCGCGTGGGGAACCGGACCGTGGTGCGCACCGCGCTCGCGCACAGTCCCTTGCGGTTGCTGACGCCGCGCAATCACGGGCACGCCGCCTGGGTCTACACCAGCTCGCTCGGAGGAGGGCTGGTGGATGGGGACCATCTCACCGTGGACCTGGACGTCGCCGAGGGCGCCGCCGCGCTGCTGTCCAGCCAGGGCTCCACGCGCGTCTACCGCTCGCCGCGCGGCTGCCGGAGTGAGCTGTCCGCCCGCGTGGCACCGGGCGCGCTGCTCGCGTGGGTGCCGGATCCCACCATGTGCTTCACGGGCGCCCGGTACACGCAGAGCCAGGACATCCAGCTCGCCCCCGGTGCCTCGCTCGTCCTGATGGAGCTGCTCACCGCGGGCCGCAGCGCCGCCGGAGAGCGCTGGGCCTTCACGCACTACTCGTCCTCGCTCCGGGTGCACCGCGAGGGCCGGGCGCTGATCGATGAGCGTTGGTTGCTCGACCCGGCCCATGGCGTGCTGCCCGAGCGCCTCGGCCGCTTCGACGCGCTGGGCACCGTGGTCCTCGTGGGACCCGCGCTGGACTCCGCCCGCGAGGCGCTCGCCGCGCACGTGGGCTCCCTGCCCGTGACGCCCCGCTCCGGGCTCGTCTGCTCCGTGAGCCCGCTCGGGACGGATGGACTGGTGCTCCGCGTGGCGGCCACCTCCGCCGAGGCACTGCTGCGCACCAGCCGCGAGTGGCTGTCCTTCCTTCCCTCGCTGCTCGGGGACGATCCCTGGGCACGCCGGGGGTGA
- the ureA gene encoding urease subunit gamma has protein sequence MHLSPRELDKLLLHGAGFLAQKRLARGLRLNYPESVALIATQLLEFIRDGQSVAELMDLGRKLLGRSQVMEGVPEMVAEVQVEGTFPDGSKLVTVHHPIEAEHGDLSLALYGSFLPVPPLERFQRPPQQEEVRPGEVLVQPGELVLNEGRDTLTLEITNRGDRPVQVGSHYPFFETNRALVFDRAKAYGRRLDIPAGTAVRFEPGEKKTVSLVAIAGARVVWGGNALGSGPVTPENQERALAEVAARGFGHEEGA, from the coding sequence ATGCACCTGTCACCGCGTGAGCTCGACAAGCTGCTGCTGCATGGCGCGGGCTTCCTGGCCCAGAAGCGCCTGGCGCGAGGCTTGAGGCTCAACTACCCCGAGTCCGTGGCGCTCATCGCCACCCAGCTCCTGGAGTTCATCCGTGACGGCCAGAGCGTGGCCGAGCTGATGGACCTGGGACGGAAGCTGCTGGGGCGCTCGCAGGTGATGGAGGGCGTGCCGGAGATGGTGGCGGAGGTGCAGGTGGAGGGCACCTTCCCGGACGGCTCGAAGCTGGTGACGGTGCACCACCCCATCGAGGCCGAGCACGGAGATCTGTCGCTGGCGCTCTACGGCAGCTTCCTCCCGGTGCCGCCGCTGGAGCGTTTCCAGCGTCCGCCCCAGCAGGAGGAGGTGCGGCCCGGGGAAGTGCTCGTGCAGCCGGGCGAGCTGGTGCTCAACGAGGGCCGCGACACCCTCACGCTGGAGATCACCAACCGGGGAGACCGTCCGGTGCAGGTGGGCAGCCACTACCCGTTCTTCGAGACGAACCGGGCGCTCGTGTTCGATCGGGCGAAGGCGTACGGCAGGCGGCTGGACATCCCGGCGGGGACGGCGGTGCGCTTCGAGCCCGGAGAGAAGAAGACGGTGTCGCTGGTGGCCATCGCCGGGGCGAGGGTGGTGTGGGGCGGCAACGCGTTGGGCTCGGGGCCTGTGACGCCGGAGAACCAGGAGCGCGCCCTGGCCGAGGTGGCCGCGCGGGGCTTCGGACACGAGGAGGGCGCATGA
- the uraH gene encoding hydroxyisourate hydrolase — MGISTHILDTSRGRPAEGVTVTLHAQQGSDWKELARGVTNADGRVKPLLETIPAAGVYRLSFEVEPYFARLDTESFYPSVSVDFRVHAPSEHYHVPLLLNPFGFSTYRGS, encoded by the coding sequence ATGGGCATCAGCACGCACATCCTGGACACCTCCCGTGGCCGCCCCGCCGAGGGCGTCACGGTGACGCTGCACGCACAGCAGGGCAGTGACTGGAAGGAGCTGGCGCGCGGGGTGACGAACGCGGACGGACGCGTGAAGCCGCTGCTGGAGACGATTCCCGCGGCGGGCGTGTACCGGCTCTCGTTCGAGGTCGAGCCGTACTTCGCGCGGCTCGACACGGAGAGCTTCTACCCGTCGGTGTCGGTGGACTTCCGGGTCCACGCACCGTCGGAGCACTACCACGTGCCGCTCCTGCTCAACCCCTTCGGCTTCTCGACGTACCGGGGCTCATGA
- a CDS encoding CAP domain-containing protein — protein MNRGVSVLLGAVLLAGCGAGEERAGECPEQCDETASEGVIGESVQAEAPAEEGSVTALAYCDDVTTWTAGWTDFENQVLTLVNQKRAAGATCGGVAKPPVPALTLDTRLRCASRKHSKDMAVNNFFSHTGSNGSTPFQRMTSAGYVWRAAAENIGAGYNTPAAAVTGWMNSTGHCNNIMSASYKHLGVGYYYRASGSTYAHYWTQDFGAQ, from the coding sequence ATGAACCGAGGAGTCTCTGTTCTGTTGGGCGCGGTGCTGCTGGCGGGCTGTGGAGCGGGCGAGGAGCGTGCCGGAGAGTGTCCCGAGCAGTGTGACGAGACGGCGTCCGAAGGAGTGATCGGCGAGAGCGTGCAGGCGGAGGCACCCGCGGAGGAGGGCTCCGTCACGGCCCTGGCCTACTGCGATGACGTGACCACCTGGACCGCGGGCTGGACCGACTTCGAGAACCAGGTGCTCACGCTGGTGAACCAGAAGCGCGCGGCGGGAGCCACGTGCGGTGGCGTGGCCAAGCCCCCGGTGCCCGCGCTCACCCTGGACACGCGGCTGCGCTGCGCCTCGCGCAAGCACTCCAAGGACATGGCCGTGAACAACTTCTTCAGCCACACGGGCTCCAACGGCTCCACGCCGTTCCAGCGCATGACGTCCGCGGGCTACGTCTGGCGCGCGGCGGCGGAGAACATCGGCGCCGGGTACAACACGCCGGCGGCGGCGGTGACGGGCTGGATGAACAGCACGGGGCACTGCAACAACATCATGAGCGCCAGCTACAAGCACCTGGGCGTGGGCTACTACTACCGGGCCTCCGGCAGCACCTACGCGCACTACTGGACGCAGGACTTCGGCGCCCAGTAG
- the ureC gene encoding urease subunit alpha produces the protein MSRKMDRRHYADMFGPTAGDRVRLGDTGLVAQVEKDLTVYGDECKFGGGKVLRDGMGQKSGVGDAEALDCVITNALIVDWSGIYKADIGIKAGRITGIGKAGNPDVMAGVTPGMVVGVTTEAIAGEGLIVTAGGIDSHIHFICPQQADEAIASGITTWVGGGTGPATGTNATTCTPGAWNIRRMLQATDNIPLNIGLTGKGNTSRPEGLLDQIAAGAIGLKLHEDWGTTPATIDNCLSVAEGEDVQITIHTDTLNESGFVDDSIAAFKGRTIHTYHSEGAGGGHAPDIIRVCGQPNVLPSSTNPTRPYTVNTLDEHLDMLMVCHHLDREIPEDVAFAESRIRGSTIAAEDILHDLGAISMMSSDSQAMGRVGEVITRTWQTAHKMREQRGRLREETGDNDNLRIRRYVAKYTINPAIAHGLAHEVGAVQVGMLADLVLWRPAFFGIRPELVVKGGFIAWAQMGDPGASIPTPQPFYMRPQFGARGHAVGATSIAFVSGRALAEGTVRGLGLSKQLSGVKRCRGIGKRDMKLNDALPVLTVDPETYEVRADGELLTCEPAVRLPLAQRYSLF, from the coding sequence ATGAGCCGGAAGATGGATCGCCGTCACTACGCGGACATGTTCGGTCCCACGGCGGGGGACCGGGTGCGGCTGGGGGACACGGGGCTGGTGGCGCAGGTGGAGAAGGACCTCACCGTCTACGGCGACGAGTGCAAGTTCGGCGGCGGCAAGGTGCTGCGCGACGGCATGGGCCAGAAGTCCGGGGTAGGGGATGCCGAGGCACTCGACTGCGTCATCACCAACGCACTCATCGTCGACTGGTCGGGCATCTACAAGGCGGACATCGGCATCAAGGCGGGACGCATCACGGGGATTGGCAAGGCGGGCAACCCGGACGTGATGGCGGGGGTGACGCCGGGCATGGTGGTGGGCGTGACCACCGAGGCCATCGCGGGCGAGGGGCTCATCGTCACGGCGGGCGGCATCGACTCGCACATCCATTTCATCTGCCCGCAGCAGGCGGACGAGGCGATCGCCAGCGGCATCACCACCTGGGTGGGTGGAGGCACGGGGCCGGCCACGGGCACCAACGCCACCACCTGCACGCCCGGCGCGTGGAACATCCGGCGCATGCTTCAGGCCACGGACAACATTCCGCTCAACATCGGCCTCACCGGCAAGGGCAACACTTCGCGCCCCGAGGGCCTGTTGGATCAAATCGCCGCGGGAGCCATCGGCCTGAAGCTGCACGAGGACTGGGGCACCACGCCGGCCACCATCGACAACTGCCTGTCGGTGGCCGAGGGCGAGGACGTGCAGATCACCATCCACACGGACACGCTGAACGAGTCTGGCTTCGTGGATGACTCGATCGCCGCGTTCAAGGGCCGCACCATCCACACGTACCACTCGGAGGGAGCGGGAGGCGGGCATGCGCCGGACATCATCCGGGTGTGCGGCCAGCCCAACGTGCTGCCGAGCTCGACGAACCCCACGCGTCCGTACACGGTGAACACGCTGGACGAGCACCTGGACATGCTCATGGTGTGTCACCACCTGGACCGGGAGATTCCCGAGGACGTGGCCTTCGCGGAGAGCCGTATCCGGGGAAGCACCATCGCGGCGGAGGACATCCTGCACGACCTGGGGGCCATCAGCATGATGTCCTCGGACAGCCAGGCGATGGGACGGGTGGGGGAGGTCATCACCCGCACGTGGCAGACGGCGCACAAGATGCGCGAGCAGCGCGGGCGCCTGCGCGAGGAGACGGGAGACAACGACAACCTGCGCATCCGCCGCTACGTGGCCAAGTACACGATCAACCCGGCGATCGCCCACGGGCTGGCGCACGAGGTGGGCGCGGTGCAGGTGGGCATGCTGGCGGACCTGGTGCTGTGGCGGCCGGCCTTTTTCGGCATCCGTCCGGAGCTGGTGGTGAAGGGCGGTTTCATCGCCTGGGCGCAGATGGGAGACCCGGGGGCGTCGATTCCCACGCCGCAGCCCTTCTACATGCGGCCGCAGTTCGGAGCCCGGGGCCATGCGGTGGGCGCCACCAGCATCGCCTTCGTCTCGGGCCGCGCGCTCGCCGAGGGGACGGTGCGGGGACTGGGGCTGTCCAAGCAGCTCTCCGGGGTGAAGCGGTGCCGGGGGATTGGCAAGCGGGACATGAAGCTCAACGACGCGCTGCCGGTGCTCACGGTGGACCCGGAGACGTACGAGGTGCGCGCGGATGGCGAGCTGCTGACCTGCGAGCCCGCCGTCCGGTTGCCCCTGGCGCAGCGCTACTCGCTCTTCTGA
- a CDS encoding glycoside hydrolase family 2 protein: protein MSWNTVRAMRALLLAALWVCQSCSCPGQTPPPPDLATGERLVLREGWQLQSSAELSATGAELSRPGFEGGRWHPARVPSTVVGALVEAGVFPRDLYQGMNLRSLPGMDYALGENFTNLELSPGSPFLPAWWYRTEFELPAGVSGRKVWLTLDGVNYRANVWLNGQLVGALSGTYRAFELDVTGAARPGARNALAVELFAPRPTDLAHTWIDWNPTPPDKNMGLWRDVSLTTTGPVAIRNPQVVTRLESEALAHLTVSAELRNPGQQPRTGTLRGSVAGVWLESTVTLQPGEVREVRFTGAEVSGLDIRDPALWWPAQYGPQNLHTLELEFVEQGGAVSDRSRLRFGIREVTSSVTEHGLVFRVNGRPILIRGAGWARDMLFMESAEREAQEVALVRDLGLNAVRFEGKFGSDHLVDLLDEAGILVIAGWSCCDVWENWGRDANGEWTRDLKWNAEQRAVAEGSMRDMALRLRNHPSVIAWWSGSDNPPEPETEAMYLRVLGETRWPNPVQSSATAVETALGGPTGLKMRGPYDWVPPNYWLEDTRRGGAFGFASEISPGPAIPEIESLTEMVGPEHLWPIDEVWSYHCGAVQFRTVDAFTAALSARYGTASGVLDYTRKAQAMTYEAQRAMFEAYSQRKYQATGVIQWMLNNAWPSLIWHLYDYSLSAGGGYYGTKKALEPLHVQYSALDRSVVVVNSGLGVHPDLRVSARVLAFDLTPLHEAEATVSLGPDGVATALVLPVLSPPSDTYFVRLELRGADGTVHSTNFYWLPARPDVLDYDYEGPEAWYMTPTTSYANLTRLQGLAPTALEVEVSPSQGAGNERLKAVRLTNPSAHLAFMVRLKLTHGPGGAEVLPTRWEDNYVSLLPGESRTVVARYMEADAHGAEPTVESSGWNVPKVAH, encoded by the coding sequence ATGTCCTGGAACACAGTCCGCGCCATGCGCGCACTCCTCCTGGCGGCCCTCTGGGTGTGCCAGTCCTGCTCCTGCCCTGGCCAGACTCCCCCACCGCCCGACCTCGCGACGGGCGAGCGCCTCGTGCTGAGGGAGGGGTGGCAGCTCCAGTCGTCGGCGGAGCTCTCCGCCACGGGCGCCGAGCTCTCGCGCCCGGGCTTCGAGGGCGGCCGGTGGCATCCAGCCCGCGTCCCGTCCACGGTGGTCGGCGCACTCGTCGAGGCGGGCGTCTTCCCCCGGGACCTCTACCAGGGGATGAACCTGCGGAGTCTGCCGGGCATGGACTACGCGCTGGGCGAGAACTTCACCAACCTCGAGCTCTCGCCTGGGAGCCCCTTCCTGCCGGCGTGGTGGTATCGCACCGAGTTCGAGCTGCCGGCCGGCGTCTCGGGGCGGAAGGTCTGGTTGACGCTGGACGGGGTCAACTACCGCGCCAACGTGTGGCTGAACGGTCAGCTGGTCGGAGCGCTGAGCGGCACCTACCGCGCGTTCGAGCTGGACGTCACCGGCGCCGCCCGTCCCGGCGCGCGCAACGCACTGGCGGTCGAGCTCTTCGCGCCCAGGCCCACGGATCTCGCGCACACCTGGATCGACTGGAACCCGACCCCACCGGACAAGAACATGGGCCTGTGGCGCGACGTCTCGCTCACCACCACGGGCCCGGTGGCCATCCGCAACCCCCAGGTCGTGACCCGCCTGGAGTCCGAGGCGCTGGCCCACCTCACGGTGAGCGCCGAGCTGCGCAACCCCGGCCAGCAGCCGCGCACGGGCACGCTGCGCGGATCCGTGGCGGGTGTATGGCTCGAGTCCACTGTCACCCTCCAGCCCGGAGAGGTGAGGGAGGTGCGCTTCACCGGCGCGGAGGTGAGCGGCCTGGACATCCGGGACCCCGCCCTGTGGTGGCCGGCCCAGTACGGCCCCCAGAACCTGCACACGCTCGAGCTCGAGTTCGTCGAGCAGGGGGGAGCGGTGTCCGACCGGTCCCGGCTCCGGTTCGGCATCCGGGAGGTCACCTCCAGCGTCACGGAGCACGGCCTGGTGTTCCGCGTCAACGGGCGGCCCATCCTCATCCGTGGCGCGGGCTGGGCGCGGGACATGCTGTTCATGGAGTCCGCGGAGCGCGAGGCGCAAGAGGTCGCGCTGGTGCGGGACCTCGGGCTGAACGCGGTGAGGTTCGAGGGGAAGTTCGGCTCGGACCACCTCGTCGACCTGCTCGACGAGGCGGGCATCCTCGTCATCGCCGGCTGGAGCTGCTGTGACGTCTGGGAGAACTGGGGCCGCGACGCCAACGGGGAGTGGACGCGCGACCTGAAGTGGAACGCGGAGCAGCGGGCCGTGGCCGAGGGCTCGATGCGAGACATGGCGCTGCGCCTGCGCAACCATCCGAGCGTCATCGCGTGGTGGTCCGGCAGCGACAACCCTCCCGAGCCCGAGACGGAGGCCATGTACCTGCGGGTGCTCGGCGAGACACGGTGGCCCAACCCCGTGCAGTCCTCGGCGACGGCCGTGGAGACAGCGCTCGGCGGCCCCACCGGGCTCAAGATGCGCGGGCCCTACGACTGGGTGCCACCGAACTACTGGCTCGAGGACACCCGGCGCGGCGGCGCCTTCGGCTTCGCGAGCGAAATCTCCCCTGGCCCGGCCATCCCGGAGATCGAGAGCCTGACGGAGATGGTCGGCCCGGAGCACCTGTGGCCGATCGACGAGGTGTGGAGCTATCACTGCGGGGCGGTGCAGTTCCGCACCGTGGACGCGTTCACCGCCGCGCTCTCCGCTCGCTACGGCACGGCGAGCGGCGTGCTCGACTACACCCGCAAGGCACAGGCCATGACCTACGAGGCCCAGCGGGCGATGTTCGAGGCCTACAGCCAGCGCAAGTACCAGGCGACGGGGGTCATCCAGTGGATGCTGAACAACGCATGGCCCTCGCTGATCTGGCACCTCTACGATTACTCGCTCTCGGCCGGCGGGGGCTATTACGGCACCAAGAAGGCGCTCGAGCCGCTCCACGTGCAGTACTCCGCGCTGGACCGCTCGGTCGTGGTGGTGAACTCGGGGCTCGGCGTGCACCCGGACCTGAGGGTGAGCGCACGCGTCCTCGCCTTCGATCTCACTCCGCTCCACGAGGCGGAGGCCACCGTCTCGCTCGGCCCGGACGGCGTCGCGACCGCGCTGGTGCTCCCGGTCCTGTCCCCCCCTTCGGACACCTACTTCGTGCGGCTCGAGCTGAGGGGGGCGGATGGCACGGTGCACAGCACCAACTTCTACTGGTTGCCCGCCCGGCCCGACGTCCTGGACTACGACTACGAGGGCCCGGAGGCCTGGTACATGACGCCGACGACGTCCTACGCGAACCTCACCCGTCTGCAGGGCCTGGCGCCGACCGCGCTCGAGGTGGAGGTGTCACCCTCCCAGGGCGCGGGCAACGAGCGGCTCAAGGCCGTGCGCCTGACCAACCCCAGCGCCCACCTGGCGTTCATGGTCCGCCTGAAGCTCACGCACGGGCCCGGTGGCGCCGAGGTCCTCCCCACCCGCTGGGAGGACAACTACGTCTCGCTGCTGCCCGGCGAGTCACGCACCGTGGTGGCGCGCTACATGGAGGCGGACGCGCACGGGGCCGAGCCCACGGTCGAGTCGAGCGGGTGGAACGTGCCGAAGGTGGCTCACTGA
- the ureG gene encoding urease accessory protein UreG, with protein MHDDHRGHGHDDDHDHTHEEWDHPGHFHEREQPERRDFSARAFTIGIGGPVGSGKTALVLALCRELRERYRLGVVTNDIFTKEDAEFLVRNQALSPERIKAVETGGCPHAAIREDISHNLLALEELMDALKPELLIVESGGDNLAAQYSRELADYTVYVIDVAGGDKVPRKGGPGITQSDLLIINKTDLAPHVGADLSVMDRDARKMRGEGPFVFTQVTKGVGLQEVINHLLGAWRKATGATLRT; from the coding sequence ATGCACGACGACCACCGTGGCCACGGCCATGACGACGACCATGACCACACGCATGAGGAGTGGGACCACCCGGGCCACTTCCACGAGCGCGAGCAGCCCGAGCGGCGCGACTTCTCGGCGAGGGCGTTCACCATCGGCATTGGAGGGCCGGTGGGCAGCGGGAAGACGGCGCTGGTGCTGGCGCTGTGCCGGGAGCTGAGGGAGCGCTACCGGCTGGGCGTGGTGACCAACGACATCTTCACGAAGGAGGACGCGGAGTTCCTGGTGCGCAACCAGGCGCTCTCGCCCGAGCGCATCAAGGCGGTGGAGACGGGTGGCTGCCCGCACGCGGCGATTCGCGAGGACATCAGCCACAACCTGCTGGCGCTCGAGGAGTTGATGGATGCGCTGAAGCCGGAGCTGCTGATTGTCGAGAGCGGGGGAGACAACCTGGCGGCGCAGTACAGCCGGGAGCTGGCGGACTACACCGTGTACGTCATCGACGTGGCGGGCGGGGACAAGGTGCCGCGCAAGGGCGGGCCGGGCATCACCCAGTCGGACCTGCTGATCATCAACAAGACGGACCTGGCGCCGCACGTGGGCGCGGATCTGTCGGTGATGGATCGCGACGCGCGGAAGATGCGGGGCGAGGGGCCCTTCGTCTTCACCCAGGTGACGAAGGGCGTGGGGCTGCAGGAGGTGATCAACCACCTGCTCGGAGCGTGGCGCAAGGCCACGGGCGCCACGCTCCGCACCTGA
- a CDS encoding urease accessory protein UreF, translating into MGSAWRVLQLADSGFPTGGFAHSGGLEAAVQQGEVRGREGLERFVRELLWQTGHGALPLLGAAWREPSTVEALDARAEAFLTNHVANRASRTQGRAFLDTCARIFPGPVGPLRQAAREAGVRYHHAPLFGAVLRVLDVELPDAQQLLLSLTLRGALSAAVRMGIVGTHESHQLQNRCAPLLDTVLETCAGLGVESLAQTSPLMDLLGSTHDRLYSRLFLS; encoded by the coding sequence ATGGGCTCCGCGTGGAGGGTGTTGCAGCTGGCCGACTCGGGCTTCCCCACGGGGGGCTTCGCGCACTCGGGAGGCCTGGAGGCGGCGGTACAGCAGGGCGAGGTGCGCGGGCGCGAGGGCCTGGAGCGCTTCGTGCGCGAGCTGCTGTGGCAGACGGGGCACGGGGCGCTGCCCCTGTTGGGAGCGGCCTGGCGCGAGCCCTCGACCGTGGAGGCGCTGGATGCCCGCGCGGAGGCCTTCCTCACCAACCACGTGGCCAACCGGGCGAGCCGCACGCAGGGGCGGGCCTTCCTGGACACCTGCGCGCGCATCTTCCCCGGGCCAGTGGGGCCGCTGCGGCAGGCGGCGCGGGAGGCCGGCGTGCGCTACCACCACGCGCCCCTGTTCGGCGCGGTGCTGCGCGTGCTGGACGTCGAGCTACCCGACGCGCAGCAGCTCCTGCTGTCCCTCACGCTGCGCGGGGCGCTGTCGGCGGCGGTGAGGATGGGGATCGTCGGCACGCACGAGTCCCACCAGTTGCAGAACCGGTGCGCGCCCCTGCTGGACACGGTGCTGGAGACGTGTGCCGGGCTGGGCGTGGAGTCGCTGGCCCAGACATCGCCCTTGATGGACCTGCTCGGCTCCACGCACGACAGGCTCTACTCACGGTTGTTCCTTTCCTGA
- a CDS encoding ureidoglycolate lyase, giving the protein MSTPRIIRARPLTPDAFAPYGDVVSAGLKSGTSANQGTAVRFDWSARLESDRSGAKPNLAVFRSVPQPLPFTVKLLEHHPHSSQAFLPMLCARFLVCVAPTDASGGPDVERLAAFVCGPGQGVNYHRGVWHHPIIALDAPAEFAMLAWEDGGAGDCVVRQFPEPLRVLVEV; this is encoded by the coding sequence ATGAGCACGCCCCGGATCATCCGCGCGAGGCCGTTGACGCCGGACGCCTTCGCCCCGTATGGAGACGTCGTCTCCGCGGGGTTGAAGAGCGGCACGTCGGCGAACCAGGGCACGGCGGTGCGGTTCGACTGGTCGGCCCGGCTGGAGAGCGATCGCTCCGGGGCGAAGCCGAACCTCGCGGTGTTCCGCTCGGTGCCCCAGCCGCTGCCCTTCACGGTGAAGCTGCTGGAGCACCACCCGCACTCGAGCCAAGCCTTCCTGCCCATGCTCTGCGCGCGCTTCCTGGTGTGCGTCGCGCCCACGGATGCCTCGGGAGGCCCGGATGTGGAGCGGCTCGCCGCGTTCGTGTGCGGCCCGGGGCAGGGGGTGAACTACCACCGGGGCGTGTGGCACCACCCCATCATCGCGCTGGACGCCCCGGCGGAGTTCGCGATGCTCGCCTGGGAGGACGGCGGCGCGGGAGACTGCGTGGTGCGGCAGTTCCCGGAGCCGCTGCGGGTCCTCGTCGAGGTCTGA
- a CDS encoding FHA domain-containing protein: MLSIQELRSLGASLSIGAFRRQLGPFVLIQRAPGRPSSAALEPTRVASADAIEQGMLSLLFEFEDLLITTLPPLARVEELSVGRLPDCDLLIDDASVSKRHAVLRWSEPQGRCSVRDLGSTNGTFLNGSTLGTREATLRDGDILSFGNVQFWYLATDTLHARLHGTPSAKGSAKGPYRGG; this comes from the coding sequence GTGCTGTCCATCCAGGAATTGCGCTCGCTCGGCGCGTCACTGTCCATCGGGGCCTTCCGCCGTCAACTCGGCCCCTTCGTCCTCATCCAGCGCGCGCCCGGCCGGCCCTCGTCCGCCGCGCTCGAGCCCACCCGCGTGGCCTCCGCCGACGCCATCGAGCAGGGCATGCTCTCGCTCCTCTTCGAATTCGAGGACCTGCTCATCACCACCCTCCCCCCGCTGGCCCGCGTGGAGGAGCTCAGCGTGGGACGGCTGCCGGACTGCGACTTGCTGATCGACGACGCCTCCGTGTCCAAGCGCCACGCCGTGCTGCGCTGGAGCGAGCCCCAGGGCCGCTGCTCCGTGCGCGACCTCGGCTCCACCAACGGCACCTTCCTCAACGGCAGCACGCTCGGCACCCGCGAGGCGACGCTCCGGGACGGGGACATCCTCAGCTTCGGCAATGTCCAGTTCTGGTACCTGGCGACGGACACGCTGCACGCGCGGCTGCACGGCACCCCGTCCGCCAAGGGTTCCGCCAAGGGGCCCTACCGGGGCGGTTAG
- a CDS encoding cyclase family protein, with translation MNDMSWKKLALPLTLLLGGCVTQGGRTSLVDTMARTRIVDISHPLTERMPVYPGGTPLSANVKGTVEKDGYYIRDFTVGEHTGTHVDAPAHFAAGAKTVDQLPVESLAGPAAVVDVSAQAAENADYEVTVADLEAWERQHGALEPRHIVLIRTGWASRWPDEVRYRNADASGVMHFPGVSMAASQLLSARQVRAIGIDTLSTDPGPSKTFAQHRHFLSGGGYHIENLADLSALPAQGAYVVVQPVAVQGGSGSPARVLAFIPQESR, from the coding sequence ATGAACGACATGTCCTGGAAGAAGCTCGCGTTGCCGCTGACGCTGTTGCTTGGTGGATGCGTCACTCAGGGTGGACGAACCAGCCTCGTCGATACGATGGCGCGCACGCGTATCGTCGACATCAGCCATCCCCTCACGGAGCGGATGCCCGTCTATCCCGGGGGCACGCCGCTGTCCGCGAACGTCAAGGGCACCGTCGAGAAGGACGGGTACTACATCCGCGACTTCACGGTGGGCGAGCACACGGGGACGCATGTGGACGCTCCGGCCCATTTCGCCGCCGGTGCGAAGACGGTGGACCAGCTCCCCGTGGAGTCACTGGCGGGCCCGGCCGCCGTGGTGGACGTCTCGGCCCAGGCCGCGGAGAACGCGGACTACGAGGTGACGGTGGCGGACCTCGAGGCCTGGGAGCGGCAGCATGGTGCGCTGGAGCCCCGGCACATCGTGCTCATCCGCACCGGCTGGGCCTCGCGCTGGCCGGATGAGGTGCGCTACCGCAATGCGGACGCCTCCGGCGTGATGCACTTCCCCGGCGTGTCGATGGCCGCGAGCCAGTTGCTGAGCGCTCGTCAGGTGCGCGCCATTGGCATCGACACGCTCTCGACGGATCCGGGGCCGAGCAAGACGTTCGCGCAGCACCGGCACTTCTTGAGCGGTGGCGGCTACCACATCGAAAACCTCGCGGACCTCTCCGCCCTGCCGGCCCAAGGGGCCTACGTCGTCGTGCAGCCGGTCGCCGTGCAGGGCGGCAGCGGCAGCCCCGCACGCGTGCTGGCCTTCATTCCCCAGGAGAGCCGTTAG